Part of the Lolium rigidum isolate FL_2022 chromosome 6, APGP_CSIRO_Lrig_0.1, whole genome shotgun sequence genome, AATGATGGATCCAACTTCATAGACTGGTACCAATGCATGAGGGATATTCTCATTAGAAATGACTTGCTCTACGTGATATAAGAACTTCTTGGAGATGAACCCCAGAACTCTGTGAGTGAGGATGATAATGATGATTATCGTACTCATCGTGACTTGTCCATAGTAGTCAATGCGCCATGCTTTATTCCATGGATTATGAGCTACGGGTGCACTTTTGGAACACCAACACATTTGATATGGTTGATGAACTTAAGGCTATGTTTATATCGCATGTTAGAATGATGAAGAATGAGTGTCTGGATGAATTTCTTCCAACTAAGATGGAAGAAAAACCCCCTTAGAGAGTCACTTGGCAAACATGCATAGAATTCATGGGCGCCTAGTGCATGATTTGTACTACTAGATGACAAACAGATTTGCATTAGATGAGGTGTTGCATTAGCAGCTTCCCCCAGCTACGAAGATCATCTTGGGCTATGTCATGAGAGAAGAATCGTTCACCTTTCATGAATTCCCGTCTGAGTTGAGAACTCTGAAATTAGAACCAATTGCAAAGGAAATCATCAACGGAGAAGGTATATATGGTATACAAGTTATAATGTTTTTCCTTACCAACACTTATCGCGATTTACTAAGTATTTTGATatgtgttctgttttaacagaaccTACTGTTTGAGAGATTGTTTGGAAGAGATGAGGTGACAGTGCATGTTGATGGCAAGAAATATGGTTGATGGCCGACGACATTCTCCCTATAGATCTATTATTTGGATTAGTTATATGGATTTGAATAAATTTTGTAATCTTTATGTGTCTGAACCTTGTTAGGATGCCTTGCATTTCGCGAGACAGTTATATAAGTCAGAGACAAGTGAGTTGTTCTATTTCTACGAATAAAATCTTTTATGTGCACATTTCAGTTATTAATGAGTTATTCTTATTTTATTCTCGATGATAGTAGCTTGAGCATTTGTAAAACATTAAAAATATCGAAAGATATCCAAACTTGATAATGACATCATTTTCGAATGACACTAGTGTTTAAATCATGTAGGTATTATGTGCTTTATTCCGATGAATCAGAAGGTCTTTAGATACTTGACTTTTTGACGCATgaaagttatgcctcatgatTAAAACTTCATGTTCTGGTAAAATGGAATATGCGATAAATTTTTGAGAATCACACATAATGAATTAATGATGTATTGGATTTCAGCAGGTAGTGGATATCATATTTTTGTGAACTTCATTGTTGATTTAAGTGAATATGTGTATTTACTAAATGAAACGTAAGTCTgatattatttcatgtgttcaacgaATTTTAGAATCAAGAAGGGTATTAAATTAACAAGAAAAACGAGTCTCTGCTACTTGATCAAAGtgactaagttttttttttttgaggggaatGACATTTCATTCATTAATGACAGAACCACGTACACAATCTTGATTACAAAGATCACTGATAAACCGAGGAATCGGTTTCAACCAAATATTGCTGTCACCGCTACGTTTAGCTAGGAAAGCCAGATCATGGGCTACACCATTACCCTTTCATCAAAGTGACTAAGTATTTGAGTTATGTTTTCTGCAGAAAAGACTTGTGAAAGATGTTCCACAAATTTCAGTTCTTGGAACATATCAATGTGTTGATACGTCTAAAGTATTGTAATCATACTCTATTGAATATTGTATGGTCTAAATTAATTATCTCTTATTGAGTTACCATTATCATTTAAAAGAATAGcgaatatttattttaaataagGGAACCATCTGAAATTCATGAAAGTTTTGAGTTACATGATAATTCAAAATTAAGATGAATAAGTCTTTCTAATGTATTCTTAGTAGCTATGAATACATATTCCATAAAACCAAAGAGGTAAAATTTAATGTTTCTAAACATGGTGCTTTCTTGAGAAAGATGTTCTCGCAAAGGTGTTGATTGAAGAAAGTGAAACTAATTAAACTATGGTTGTTGAACTTACCTCCAAACAGGCGCAATGAAATGTGTTCCGAGCCCAAACTATTCAAGTAGAGGAGAGATTGATGATTGTGATCATGCATCTCGAAATTAAAGTTTTACTAAAATAGGTAGGATTCAAGAATACATTCTGCCTCTTCGCGAAATAGTATTCATGATTTATTTGTATTGGAATAAGACATGCCTACGAACTATAAAGATGCAATGTTAGATCTAGGTACGAGTAATCACTTACGAGTGATGAAATCCTATATTAAGTTACATTTAAGGTTACAAGGTATTTTTATACTTGATCTTATCAAATAAAGatgttatttgatcttccttggaAGAAATGAAACTTCAAGAAAGACATAAAGCTCGATTTATCCAAAGTATGTTTTGACAAATTCAAAAGGTGGACTACAAATGTGTAGCGGTGCTTGAGCCATTAGGGTTTGAACTAGCAATTACTAAAATTTGTTAATTGATAAAAGATTGTTAAAACCGCATCTCCTTCAACATCTATATTGAAGAAGGATAGTAATTGGTACAACAAGCTAGTTTTCAAATCTTTTGGATGCTAGTGAGTCGTAGTTGGAAGTCTCAATTTGATGGATGATCGAAGTATTTTGGAATTACCACAAATATCGAGAAGAGCTCTATTTTCAAGAAATTGAGTGGGAACTAAATAACCTTCCTAATCTTGTGTGTAGATGACACATTTGAATGGGAGATAGGTAGTTTTTTCCTAAATCTTTATATGAAGATGACGAATTTTGAGTGGGAGCCGAGTGAGTTTCTTGGTCTCATATGTCATTGACATATTCGAGTGGGAGGTAATTCCGTTTTCCTAGTCTTATATGTGATTGACATATTTGAGTGGGAGCTTAACAACATTctcatatgtagatgacatattgtgAATATTAAAGGTGGTACTAACGATTATTTAAGCGTGTAAATATTTCTATAGATAAAGTTAAACATTAAAGGTCTATCAAGATAGATCGATACATTTAATAAGCATTAAAATTCGAATTACATTCCTGGTtttagattctaaagaagttcagAATAGAACATGCCAAGAAGAATTTATTGCTTGTATAACTGGGTGCAGCATTGAGTTAATCTCGATGCTAAGACAGTTGCTGAATAAAAGAATAGGGACCTGCAACGTCCACTATGCCCCAGTCATAGAATTCTATCTTTTAACCATGTTGTGTAAAACGACATAATGTGATCCAAGTTCTTGGCCAGAAGAACATGTACCAAAGTGATTTCTGAATAAATCACTGAACTAGAGTTAAGTTTATTCTTCTGTGTCTAGTAAGAGCTGAGAATACACTTCTAATCTGTAATGTATGGTAAACTTGACCGTAAGATGTTACGCTAGTGCAAGTTGTGACATTAACCTAGAAGATTGAAAATCTCACGCTGATAAAAGCCTTAAGTTGAAATAAGCATGGTTATACATGAAAGTCACATTGGATGTAGTATCTTTAAATCTACATTAATAGTTTGGTTGTGGAAGTTTCCAGCTGAGTGTTTTTTTTAGTGTacattttttttgcgagaaaaagAAGATTGATATTAAAGCTTCGATCTTACAGAAAGATCCAGAAAAAAGATAAAACTACACATGGGTCCCTCTGGATCCCGGCCACGCCGACGAACAGAATGAGCCGGTGgcgcgccgctgccgctgctcctCTTCACGCCTTGGTACGGAGTCAGCCCCTCTGCAGCCGGGAAGTCGCCGGTCAATGGATCTGAAGATCCTGCACCCTGGAACGCCAGCGCCATCGCGAAGCTTCGGCCCACCATCTTCTTCTTCAACTTCGACACCCGGATCCGCCGCCTATGCAGATCCGGCTAGGGACAGACGCGCACGGTGGTTCCGACGAACCACGAGCACGGGGAAGGCGAGCGCTCTGGCCCGGAGCTCCGCAGAGCACCACCGCCGAAGGGGACGAGCACCACCACCAAACTCCACACCGACCGCGCCACCGCCTCCACAACGCCGCCGGCAGGTACCCTACACTATGTACACGCCGAGATCCGGGCTTCCTCCAACCTCCCGCTCACAAATCGCCCCCTCGCTACTGTAGAAGAAGAGGGGGGAACGGCCAAGGTACATGACCAAGTGAGTATTCCATTGTGTATAACCTCATACTGAAACTGTGTCCTAACCTGATTCCATAAATCGCCATGTTCAAAATATTCATATTCATGTCCAGTACTATCAGATGGATTAAATTATAAGAACACTTTCCGCGCTATTGCATCCATGTGTACTCCTCTGACCTTCAGTAGTCGCTCTCTATGCAATGTACTCCTTTGACCTTCAGTAGTCGGCAACTCGGCATTTTATGTTGTGCACTCTCACCGCGATGGTTACTACACATTTGCCAGCGTTTTCACCGAGTTCGCCATCGCGCACACACCAGCCTTCCTCCAATCATAAAGTTGAAAACGTCAGAGATTTGACTAATTCGACAAATGATTTGACCAATCATCATTTTGAAGTTTAGCTCTATCCGCCATTTAATTGGACCTGAAATTTTTCTACTCCGGAAACTGAGTCGTCGCTCATCGATGCATATATAGATCTAGCTACGTGCGGCTATAAATACGTAAACGTAACTGCGCATCTTCCACACACTGCCAACCAACCCTCCATGCAAAGTGTTCTACATTAGTACAAGCGAGTAGAGCACAGGCTACTGACCGATCGGCGCCATGGACAAGCAAGGGCCAGCAGTAAAGCATACCCCGATCAAGTTCTCGAGCTGCCGCGGCGTCGCGTTTGAGATCAAGCCCTCTCAAGTCAGCCCCTTCGCTCTcgacgccgccggtgctgctgagCAGCCGCCGAATGACTCCAACGGCGGCCGATGGGTCTGGTTCCCTCAGCCTATGAACCGCGAACACTCCTCCGCGACCTTGCGTTCGGCGCTCAGCCGGGGAACAAGCAGCCACTTCTGCGACCTCGATGACAGCGATGACGAAGACGCGGACGACGATGAATCCGTCGCGGCCGACGAGATCCACGACGACGAGGAGATGGCCTTGGCAACGGCAGCACCCGACGTTTCAAACGTGCGGAGCCGGAGCAGGAGGTCTCTCTCGTCGTCTGCTAAGCCTGTCAGGGCGGCAGCGGCAAAAGGGCACTCCCGGCTCGGCGTCATACTGCTCGACCAGGGCCTGTTCACCGTGTACAAGCGCCTTTTCATGCTCTGCGTCGTGCTGAACGCGGCGGGGCTCGCTGCAGCGGCCACCGGCCACTTCCCTTACGCCAAGGGTCACGCCGCCCTCTTCGCCATGGGGAACATCCTCGCGCTCACGATGTGCCGCTCCGAGGCGGTGCTACGCGCTGTCTTCTGGCTCACTGTCGCGCTCCTCGGGCGGCCATGGGTGCCTGTCGCCATAAAGACAGGCGTCACGGCTATCCTCCAGTCTCTCGGCGGCATCCACAGCGGCTGCGGCGTGTCGTCGCTGGCGTGGCTGGTGTACGCACTCGTGCGGGCGCTCAAGGATAGCCACGTGACGCCCCGTGAGATCGTGGGCGTGTCGTCCGCCATACTAGCGCTCCTCGCGCTCTCGTGCCTCGCCGCGTTCCCGCTCGTTCGCCACCTCCACCACAACGTGTTCGAGCGCACGCACCGGTTCGCCGGATGGACAGCGCTCGCGCTGCTCTGGGTCTTCGTCGTGCTCTCCGCCGGCTACGACTCGTCGACCAGATCCTATTCTGGTCTCACAGTCGCCTCCCTCGTTAAGCGCCAGGAGCTATGGCTCACGGCCGTGATCACCTTCTTAACCATCCTCCCGTGGTTCGCCGTGCGGCGCGTGCCGGTCACGGTCACCGCGCCCTCCACACACGCGTCCATCATAACCTTCCAGGGTGGTGTCAAGGCCGGCCTGCTCGGACGCATTAGCCGCTCCCCGCTCTCCGAGTGGCACGCCTTCGGCATCATCTCCGACGACAGGGACACGCACTCCATGCTCGCCGGCGCGGTCGGCGACTTCACCCGAGGCCTCGTCTCGGACCCGCCCAGCCACCTCTGGGTGCGCAAAGTCCACTTCGCTGGCTTGCCCTACCTTATCAGCATGTACCGGAGAGTCACAATGGTCGCCACGGGCTCCGGCATATGCGTGTTCCTGTCGTTCCTGATGCAACCAAGCTCCGCAGAGGTGTCTTTGGTGTGGGTGGCCAAGGGGATCGATGCCAACTACGGCGAAGGAATGAGTGCGATGGTGGCGAACAGCAAGATCCTCGCAGGGCGTGTGATCGTGCACGACACCGCTACGATGGGGCGGCCGAACGTCTCGGAGCTAGCCGTGGGCGCAGCGCGACGATGGAACGCGGATGCGGTGATAGTAACCAGCAACCCGGAGGGAAGCAGGGACGTCGTAAGCGGCTGCAAGAAGGCCGGTATCCCGGCATTTGGGCCTATCTGGGATTCTTGATGGCAAGTTTGGAACACTCTGTTTGTTTTAGAGGAAGTTCAGTGAAGTGTTAATTAATTGTAAGAACGCAGCAATGCACCATATAAGATTCTCAGTCATGCATAATTGATTGATACATGTTTGGTTTCTGTTCTGATGTAATCTGTGAAAAAATTGTTTTTGCTTCAATTTTCACCTGAAATCGACTTTCATATTCATATCGTGCATTACTATACGGTGGGTTATACTTTTATATCCGGAAATCAAAGTTTTAAATAACCAGCTATAAACTTTTGGGAGACCTACACTACAGCTATAACACTTAAAGGCTAAATGAGAAAAACCGTTAATAGCCGGCTATAGTCCTATTTAGCCTCTAATTAGTCTCTAATTTAGCCGCTAAGCCTCTGGTTTCTGAATTTCTCTTctcatctttttatttcttgttttctcaATTCGTGTTCAATATGATTCGATAAAACTTGTGAGAAGAATAGCTGAATACTTATTTGCCTTGAATAGTTGAATAAGTTGTTGCTTGAATCGTGTTTGAGTCatagttttcctttttttggtaAGGTATGACTGAAATTTTCGATAATTTGGAAAAAATAAGCTAAATGGACTAGCCTGGCTATAGCCTTTCTTAGCCTATGAAATATTGTGGCTAAATGAAATAGCTGGCTATTTTAGACTATGCTAGAAAGATTATATTTTTGGATAGTGTAATTGTGTTCCACTTTACTCTTGTGAAGCTAATCGCTCTATTTTTTTCCATATTGCGAACAGGGTGACATTAGGTATGGGATGCCCGTTCCGGTAACCAATTTTTTCCGTCCTTTGTGCCATGGGATCGGCAATCCACATCCAAAACTAACATAACACACTTTTGTATTTTTTCGTTAGTCTTAAAAAAATCAACGAGTAATTCTGAGATTATCCActgaaaacaaaaaataaatatcCTGACCTTCTCGATATTTACCCTAAATATGTCACTGTGGTGATTTATAGAGCATTGCAACAAAGATACCCACCCACATGTAAAAACATATACTATTACTACAAAATCATCGCAACGCTATAAAGTAATGGTACAAACAAAATGGCTACACGACTTTTTGCTTCAGATCGATTTGTAAAAAATAATCATAAAAAATGTTAACAAAAATCACAATTGAGTACAACAAAAAATTGTGAGTTTACCAGTAAAAAGTGGATAAGCAACAATTTTTTTGCTGTAGATGTGTTCCAAAACAAATGACAAACAACAACCAAAAACTATATGTTTGCAGCATTTTGCAAAGCACGGAAACATTACCTAAAAATTCGAGGGGACACAAAATTTTAGCAAACATCCAGAAAATCTTACAACATTTGGTGCGTGATTTCATGAGAAAAGGCATACAAGCTTGTTAATTTAGTAGGTGATGGCTTGAGCGTTCTTGCAACATCTCGTGTGTGCTTTCTCTACAAAAATCACACAAACTTAATAGCAATTGGCCAGAAAATATCTCATGTGCTTTCCGTACAAAAATTTGTAGCAAAGCGACCAGAAAATCTTGCAAGATCTCGCGTGTGCTTTTTCTACAAAAGTCACACATGATTTCTACAAAATTAATAAACATATGAAAAATCGCAAAACAAACATAGAAAAATACACGGTTGTACATTTTCCATGGCGAACCATATCTCGTTGTTTTGGCATTGCCGGCAATGTATTCGGCTCGCCAGAGCTGCACTGGAGTCAGGTCGAGCGACCTTGAATCCATTCCCGTTAAAACCCCATCTTCCCAAGTTTTACACCGAGATCAACTTCAATTTTTAGGTCATCTATTCCCGTGGGATTCAACCTTTCCGGAGGAGGTCCACAAGTGGAGAAGGAGGAACGGTAGGGGAGGAGGTAGgagcaaggaggaagaagggaagCGAGCAAGGCATGCGACTGATTGCTAGGCTCTCGATGAGTCGTCTGATTGCATGTCTTTTCCTTGTGAATAAAAATCATAGCACAACAAGgttgttatatatatatatatatatatatatatatatatatatatattaataaaCACATTTTTACCGACTCTTGGCACTTCTGCTATAATATGCAATACATTTTCTAGGGCATCGTGCGTGGCAATTTAGGGTGTGGCCCAATGGACATTAGCCGCATGGCAATGTTAAAACTAATGGTGCCACATGGATGGACGTTCCCCTCCCAGCCTGCCAGCAAAACTCAGCTATTACGTCGGCGGTATCCCAATTTGCGTTGGGAAAATTTATGTCTCGGTAATCTCGTCTGCAACCTATAGGTCGGGAAAAGGTCGCACGTCAGTAACCCATAGGTCCTCTGTAACTTGTATTATGCATCTACGTGGCAATCAATGGCCCCACAGGACCCACATAGCCCTCTTGCTAAAATCCCGCTAATCATGTTTGGTCCCGGCGGGTTGTCCCCTATCCGTGCCACTTGCATTGTTAGTTAGTtttcttttgaaaaaaataaattgAGACCTCCAAAGGCTACGAAGAGTTACATACATATGGTCTTTATTTAAAAAATATTGACCGCGGGCCCCTCTCGCTCCCTCTCTCACTTACTTGTGCTCGCTCCCATGCTCGTGATGGCGACCACGGTCGCCTTGCCGTCACGGTCATTGTcgagtactcctcgccaatgccctccggtaggggcttagggttgacggaatcctgtaggctaacacgagacatcggttcacagacaagcggggagagcgatttacccaggttcggggtcctcgatgaggtaaaacccttacgtcatgcctgtctgttctttaattatgatgacaatggattacaatggggtgccgaatacttcggctgagatctagtcgagattgctattgctagggttacctagctttaagttttctctggctaagatttctaagattgttcgtgtccctcggcagcccctctcctggcctttatataggaggccaggtctcaagggtcctaaccgagtacgactaggtttacagtagtttagatccaatctttccttgtttgttcgcttccttgtcttgcccgtcaaggaatcttctagtgcaccgacctagtggcccatctcgccttcaggtatcttcatgggcctccaatttttcaataccagatagggcaatactggttacccgaagggtaatgcccacgtcagtagcccccgagtgtctagccgaagataattcgggtagagactaatgcatgtttttttcctgacattcttctccttcattgctcttgttcatcttgattatgcttcatcttctttttatcgggtgcgcgtcagcgctcccgatgggagtagccccggagtctaggtacggatgctt contains:
- the LOC124663534 gene encoding adenylate-forming reductase 06235-like, producing MDKQGPAVKHTPIKFSSCRGVAFEIKPSQVSPFALDAAGAAEQPPNDSNGGRWVWFPQPMNREHSSATLRSALSRGTSSHFCDLDDSDDEDADDDESVAADEIHDDEEMALATAAPDVSNVRSRSRRSLSSSAKPVRAAAAKGHSRLGVILLDQGLFTVYKRLFMLCVVLNAAGLAAAATGHFPYAKGHAALFAMGNILALTMCRSEAVLRAVFWLTVALLGRPWVPVAIKTGVTAILQSLGGIHSGCGVSSLAWLVYALVRALKDSHVTPREIVGVSSAILALLALSCLAAFPLVRHLHHNVFERTHRFAGWTALALLWVFVVLSAGYDSSTRSYSGLTVASLVKRQELWLTAVITFLTILPWFAVRRVPVTVTAPSTHASIITFQGGVKAGLLGRISRSPLSEWHAFGIISDDRDTHSMLAGAVGDFTRGLVSDPPSHLWVRKVHFAGLPYLISMYRRVTMVATGSGICVFLSFLMQPSSAEVSLVWVAKGIDANYGEGMSAMVANSKILAGRVIVHDTATMGRPNVSELAVGAARRWNADAVIVTSNPEGSRDVVSGCKKAGIPAFGPIWDS